The Candidatus Nezhaarchaeota archaeon genome segment GACTATGTACGTGTGCGTAACCCTTGCCCCTGTTAGCATCTCCAATAGGTCTAAGATGAGCTCGCGGTCATTAGCCGACCACACGGTCATGGTCTCGAAGCCGCCGGTCATGGACAGGAGGGCTTGCGCGTATAGGTGGCTCATGATTCTACTTAGCTCAGCGGCTATGGTCCTTAGGTACTTAGCTCTCTCGGGGACCTCTATGCCCATTAGGGCCTCGACGGCTATGGAG includes the following:
- a CDS encoding NADH-quinone oxidoreductase subunit NuoD; translated protein: MPIRVAWGIQHPMSGHLTLYLDVDGDFVVNTEADVGYTHRGLEKIAEYRHFMQYVPIIERACDFDSSNFALGYSIAVEALMGIEVPERAKYLRTIAAELSRIMSHLYAQALLSMTGGFETMTVWSANDRELILDLLEMLTGARVTHTYIV